Proteins from a genomic interval of Acetobacterium woodii DSM 1030:
- a CDS encoding sensor histidine kinase translates to MFRNNEVRRFAMMFTLMAVVTIILGFIINTTAGILAIASAAAFGTAFFLFTKARYKSIAQISDQINRLLHNTDNVYIGQSEEGELSILDSEIIKMTVRIREQNEALKREKEHLADSLANIAHQLRTPLTSVNLIVSLLEKSPNENDRKALLRETEELLVQMDWLLTSLLRLSRLDAGIVVFQSEQIEVSNLIKTALRPFLISMELHNIDLQVDTPKAMMIQGDFGWLSEAIQNIFKNCLESVGENGKIEIISKSNPLFTEITIHDNGAGFDKADISCLFDRFYRGKNPQATGYGIGLALCKMIITRQGGTITAQNHPQGGAIFAIRFPK, encoded by the coding sequence ATGTTTCGAAATAACGAGGTACGGCGATTTGCAATGATGTTTACCTTAATGGCCGTGGTCACGATAATACTGGGTTTTATAATCAATACTACCGCGGGAATTCTTGCTATCGCTTCTGCCGCCGCCTTTGGCACGGCGTTTTTTTTATTTACCAAAGCCCGATACAAAAGCATCGCGCAGATATCAGATCAAATTAATCGGTTGCTCCATAACACCGACAACGTATATATTGGGCAATCGGAAGAAGGGGAACTTTCTATTCTGGATAGCGAAATAATAAAAATGACGGTGCGGATTCGGGAGCAAAATGAGGCGCTAAAAAGAGAAAAAGAACACCTTGCCGACTCACTGGCCAACATCGCCCATCAACTTCGTACCCCACTCACATCGGTAAACTTGATTGTTTCATTGCTAGAAAAAAGTCCAAATGAAAATGATCGGAAAGCGTTGCTGCGCGAAACCGAAGAATTGCTGGTTCAGATGGATTGGCTACTGACTTCTTTATTGAGATTATCGCGTTTGGATGCAGGCATCGTGGTATTTCAAAGTGAGCAGATCGAGGTTAGTAACTTGATTAAAACGGCGCTTCGTCCATTTCTGATTTCTATGGAATTGCACAATATTGATTTACAAGTAGATACCCCTAAAGCGATGATGATTCAAGGGGATTTCGGGTGGCTTTCGGAAGCAATTCAGAACATTTTTAAAAATTGCCTGGAAAGCGTCGGCGAGAATGGGAAGATTGAGATTATCAGTAAATCGAACCCATTGTTTACCGAGATTACTATCCACGACAATGGTGCTGGTTTTGACAAAGCAGATATATCCTGCCTGTTCGACCGCTTTTATCGGGGGAAAAATCCTCAGGCGACCGGATACGGGATTGGATTAGCGCTTTGCAAAATGATTATAACTCGACAGGGCGGAACGATTACCGCCCAAAATCACCCGCAGGGTGGGGCAATCTTTGCCATTCGTTTTCCTAAGTGA
- a CDS encoding nucleotidyltransferase family protein has translation MKKLNDYLYAGDTVLKILQRYSEDLKRSAKETHNQIDLVHCNFLLQIAELWQHNDFLASQSQRIREFYKHMANDYPFLAFTFKGRIKSLIRAEAKFNGYIVEYIYDYYSEHGDYPSLPELKNALNCFRDLIAYRIVISLPKCHLKAGEICADEEIKYLYEVANQLLDFLEERGFTAELSSLKGQKKSPLLHESVSPYYKDYIANSEPNGYRSLHITFYDNIARCYIEVQLRTKEMDDFAEIGPANHLGYEKKQESERARRDVIPQGENIYFDDAYERGIILQQLELAKLDVNMFSAMDNSLINDGCGLYRGRLILPYEHLSRFQNDLID, from the coding sequence ATGAAAAAATTAAATGACTATTTATACGCAGGTGACACCGTTCTTAAGATTTTACAGCGATATTCTGAAGACTTGAAACGCTCGGCGAAGGAAACGCATAATCAGATTGACCTTGTCCACTGTAATTTTCTGCTTCAAATTGCGGAACTCTGGCAGCACAACGACTTTTTGGCTTCACAATCGCAACGGATTCGAGAATTTTACAAACATATGGCCAACGACTATCCGTTTCTGGCTTTTACTTTTAAGGGGCGAATTAAATCGCTGATCCGTGCAGAAGCAAAATTTAACGGTTATATTGTTGAATATATTTATGATTATTATAGTGAACACGGCGATTACCCATCGCTTCCTGAATTAAAAAATGCCTTAAATTGTTTTCGGGACCTGATTGCCTACCGCATTGTGATTTCGCTGCCAAAATGTCATTTAAAAGCAGGTGAAATTTGTGCAGATGAAGAAATAAAATATTTATACGAGGTTGCCAATCAGTTACTTGATTTTCTGGAGGAACGAGGATTTACCGCCGAACTGTCTTCATTAAAAGGACAGAAAAAATCGCCTTTGTTACATGAAAGCGTCAGCCCGTATTATAAGGATTATATCGCCAATTCAGAACCGAATGGCTACCGTTCGCTACACATAACATTTTATGATAATATTGCCCGCTGCTATATAGAAGTGCAACTGCGGACCAAAGAAATGGACGATTTTGCCGAAATCGGCCCGGCTAATCATTTAGGTTACGAGAAAAAACAGGAAAGTGAAAGAGCCAGACGAGATGTGATTCCTCAAGGCGAAAATATTTATTTTGATGATGCCTATGAAAGGGGAATCATCTTGCAACAACTCGAACTGGCAAAACTGGATGTAAATATGTTTTCAGCCATGGATAATTCTCTAATCAATGATGGCTGCGGTCTTTACCGCGGCAGACTGATTCTTCCATACGAGCATCTGTCAAGATTCCAAAATGACCTGATTGATTAA
- a CDS encoding cadherin-like beta sandwich domain-containing protein, with amino-acid sequence MENSIKKRITQCLFIGIGLFIMVGLLPQTALAASHTISDGETLSIATGVLTKMDSSTQTLTISAGDTVEVDAGATASLTGSQNVHIICDPGVTLTLDSVTSDVSGRGGCALSFSGSSNTLILSGTNTLKSGEYEPGIQVEDGTEEGCTEIEIKGTGSLNVSGGQSAAGIGGGSVWQCGTITVSGGTVTATGGNNGAGIGAGENKDGGTITLSGGTINATGGGDGAGIGGGSKGAGGEISITGGMVTATGGSNGAGIGGGNNGAGGTITISGGTVAATGAWQSAGIGGGSKGTGGEISIIGGTVTASAGEYAAGIGGGMERNGGTVTISGGTVTVMGNHQGAGIGGGSAGHGGTITILGGTVTATGGQSGAGIGGGFLGDSGTISIKGGTVFAKQGRGGDNDIGHGYNGYDNSTVFSGDALVFLANDACVISDGSTLTHFPKSGPLYGFSLPDGWSDAGIYAPSYSLLYDDNGGTGSKNEKAPRDKTITVEDSSGLKNQGYTFKEWNTKADSSGISYAPGDSIIMSGDLTLYAIWTLEMAALVDSISPADGIAPIDGNVVITFNNNNMDTTVTGTVMMNGTTLSGGSWSNGSQTYTIPYSDLGYYQSCTIAISGFKNTNYITMEPASASFTTEAPADLLNLAVNTGILSPTFDPDTVVFSVDATGIDSIGITAKTIDPSANLTINGVGATSGSETNVSLDNSTNLIPIVVTAQDGSQKAYIISVKGRGNDGNLIINANLASLSLNAGLLSPGFNPGTTTYYANVGSNVDAIELTASALDEKAVMLLNGVILSQGGSQTIPLSLGNNEVELMVITQDASTKTYNLTINREANEATLSSLTLSQGVLSPAFATATTSYTTTVENAVDSLTVTPTATNSGATVTVNGQASSVPVNLTVGSNIITIEVTGSDSVSTITYTVEVTRQEPKTKEIGCSYQTHVENIGWQGFVSDGEISGTEGQSLRLEGIKIELDDQENLGIEYASYVENIGWQGFVSDGEISGTEGQALQLEAIKINLTGENADKYDIYYQVHAQNFGWLDWARNGEAAGTAGLGYRLEAIKIVVAPKGQAVPGDTQEPFVQS; translated from the coding sequence ATGGAAAATTCAATTAAAAAAAGAATAACGCAATGCTTATTTATCGGAATCGGGTTGTTTATAATGGTCGGACTGTTACCGCAGACGGCCCTAGCAGCAAGTCATACCATATCTGACGGCGAGACGTTGAGCATTGCAACCGGTGTTTTAACAAAAATGGATAGCTCGACTCAAACGCTGACGATATCCGCAGGCGATACAGTTGAGGTCGATGCTGGTGCAACAGCATCGCTGACCGGTAGTCAAAATGTTCATATCATTTGTGATCCGGGCGTAACATTAACGCTTGATTCGGTGACAAGTGACGTCAGTGGACGCGGTGGTTGTGCCCTCAGTTTTTCAGGCAGCAGTAACACCCTGATTTTAAGTGGGACAAATACACTTAAAAGTGGTGAATACGAACCAGGTATCCAGGTTGAAGACGGCACAGAAGAAGGCTGTACAGAAATCGAAATAAAGGGAACTGGCAGTCTTAATGTGAGTGGCGGACAATCCGCTGCCGGGATCGGCGGCGGTTCTGTTTGGCAATGCGGTACAATTACAGTATCGGGGGGAACGGTCACAGCAACCGGTGGAAATAATGGTGCCGGCATCGGTGCCGGAGAAAATAAAGATGGCGGGACGATCACACTATCGGGAGGAACAATCAATGCAACTGGCGGAGGTGATGGTGCTGGTATTGGCGGCGGCTCTAAAGGAGCTGGCGGAGAGATTAGCATCACCGGCGGTATGGTCACTGCAACTGGCGGTTCTAATGGTGCTGGTATCGGTGGCGGAAATAATGGCGCAGGTGGCACGATTACCATATCGGGAGGGACGGTCGCTGCAACCGGTGCATGGCAAAGTGCCGGGATCGGCGGTGGTTCTAAAGGAACTGGTGGAGAGATTAGCATCATTGGTGGTACGGTCACTGCAAGCGCTGGCGAATATGCTGCCGGTATCGGTGGTGGTATGGAAAGAAATGGCGGCACGGTTACCATATCGGGAGGGACAGTTACGGTAATGGGTAATCATCAAGGTGCTGGGATCGGCGGCGGTTCTGCGGGACATGGCGGTACGATAACCATATTAGGGGGGACGGTCACTGCAACTGGTGGACAATCTGGTGCCGGGATCGGCGGTGGTTTTTTGGGAGATAGTGGTACAATTTCAATAAAAGGCGGTACTGTATTTGCCAAGCAGGGCAGAGGCGGAGATAATGATATTGGCCATGGTTATAATGGCTATGATAATTCAACTGTTTTTAGCGGTGATGCCCTGGTATTTTTAGCCAACGATGCTTGTGTTATATCTGATGGATCAACCCTTACTCATTTTCCAAAATCAGGGCCACTTTATGGCTTTAGCCTACCAGACGGTTGGTCTGATGCTGGCATATATGCACCGTCATATTCTTTGCTATATGACGATAATGGTGGTACTGGCTCTAAAAATGAAAAAGCTCCTCGGGATAAAACGATAACAGTCGAAGATTCTAGTGGTTTAAAAAATCAGGGTTATACGTTTAAAGAGTGGAACACAAAAGCAGACAGCAGCGGAATAAGCTATGCACCAGGTGACAGTATTATAATGTCAGGTGATTTAACGCTGTATGCTATTTGGACGCTTGAAATGGCAGCGCTGGTCGATAGCATAAGCCCAGCTGACGGCATTGCGCCAATTGATGGTAATGTGGTCATTACTTTTAACAACAATAATATGGATACCACAGTAACTGGCACGGTTATGATGAACGGCACTACGCTCAGTGGTGGATCTTGGTCAAACGGTAGTCAAACCTATACCATTCCCTATTCCGATTTAGGCTACTATCAAAGCTGCACGATAGCAATTTCCGGATTTAAAAATACCAATTATATAACGATGGAACCTGCCAGCGCCAGCTTTACCACTGAAGCACCGGCTGATCTTTTAAATCTCGCCGTTAATACGGGCATCTTGAGTCCGACTTTTGATCCGGATACAGTTGTCTTCAGCGTGGATGCCACCGGCATTGACAGCATCGGCATTACTGCGAAGACAATTGATCCGAGTGCCAATCTGACCATTAACGGCGTGGGAGCAACCTCTGGTAGCGAAACAAATGTAAGCCTCGATAACAGCACCAATCTGATACCGATTGTCGTAACTGCCCAGGACGGCAGTCAGAAAGCTTATATTATCTCAGTCAAGGGAAGAGGCAACGACGGTAATTTAATCATCAATGCCAATTTAGCCAGCCTGTCTCTTAATGCTGGCTTATTAAGTCCGGGCTTTAACCCAGGAACCACCACTTATTACGCCAATGTGGGCAGTAATGTGGATGCAATTGAGCTGACTGCATCAGCGTTAGACGAAAAGGCCGTCATGCTTTTAAACGGAGTCATTTTAAGTCAGGGAGGTTCGCAAACAATCCCGCTTTCTCTTGGAAATAATGAAGTAGAGCTGATGGTTATTACCCAGGACGCAAGCACTAAAACCTATAACCTGACGATTAATCGCGAGGCCAATGAGGCAACCCTTTCGAGCTTGACGCTTTCTCAGGGGGTGCTTTCACCTGCCTTTGCAACCGCGACCACCAGCTACACAACAACCGTTGAAAATGCTGTTGACAGCCTGACGGTGACGCCTACAGCAACGAATAGTGGGGCAACCGTCACTGTTAATGGACAGGCTTCATCAGTTCCTGTTAATCTGACCGTGGGCAGCAATATTATTACGATTGAGGTGACTGGCAGCGATAGTGTTTCCACCATAACTTATACCGTTGAAGTGACGAGACAGGAACCAAAAACCAAGGAAATTGGCTGTAGTTACCAGACTCATGTTGAAAACATCGGCTGGCAGGGTTTTGTATCTGATGGCGAGATCAGTGGGACGGAAGGACAGAGTCTAAGGCTTGAAGGCATTAAAATAGAACTTGATGATCAGGAAAATCTTGGAATAGAATATGCAAGTTATGTTGAAAACATTGGTTGGCAGGGGTTTGTATCTGATGGCGAGATAAGCGGGACAGAAGGACAAGCACTGCAACTGGAAGCGATCAAAATTAATCTGACGGGTGAAAATGCCGACAAATATGATATTTACTATCAGGTTCATGCTCAGAATTTCGGCTGGCTGGATTGGGCCCGAAATGGGGAAGCTGCCGGAACGGCCGGGCTGGGCTATCGACTGGAAGCGATTAAGATTGTGGTTGCCCCTAAAGGTCAAGCGGTACCAGGTGATACGCAAGAACCATTTGTACAGAGTTAA
- a CDS encoding nuclear transport factor 2 family protein: protein MKKTNVNLAIEFINAIDEGKCGDELDQFYDPSVVQTEYPNLLSKKIVERTLDDIKKASISGKQVISKQKYEIIRSFACGESVIVEVIWTGTLAISLGKLNPGDEMKAFFAQVFDFKDGKIICQRNYDCFENFL from the coding sequence ATGAAAAAAACAAACGTTAATTTGGCAATTGAGTTCATTAATGCAATTGATGAAGGTAAGTGTGGAGATGAACTGGATCAGTTTTATGATCCTTCAGTTGTACAAACCGAATATCCCAATTTGCTTTCAAAAAAAATTGTTGAAAGAACATTAGATGACATAAAAAAGGCATCAATTAGTGGGAAACAGGTAATTTCAAAGCAAAAGTACGAAATCATAAGATCTTTTGCATGCGGTGAAAGTGTTATTGTCGAAGTGATCTGGACGGGAACACTCGCAATATCTTTGGGAAAACTGAATCCGGGGGACGAGATGAAAGCTTTTTTTGCGCAGGTGTTTGATTTTAAAGACGGAAAAATAATTTGTCAGCGAAATTATGATTGTTTTGAAAATTTTCTATAG
- a CDS encoding ABC transporter permease, which translates to MNEISLTNGRRKSRIRREINAVITIALRDITLALRSPSTIIMSLAMPLIMMGMLGGSLAENMTGGLHFDYNKFMMVGMMVNMLFMVTTTGMMSLVEDHTTDFTQEMLVSPVSRYAIVIGKIFGSSFGAIISMAGTLIVGLIMGITLNPGQLLMILILSPLMCLSGGALAMIIIGLIKSNKTANIAVMLITMPQMFLSGAIIPINNSSGILYILSHAMPMTYCLDLVRAVVYAGTPEYASVVLFNPVVNFIAIVVLTVICLIIGTFLFARSEKSR; encoded by the coding sequence ATGAATGAAATTTCTTTAACAAATGGAAGACGAAAATCAAGAATCAGACGTGAAATCAACGCTGTTATCACGATTGCCCTAAGAGACATCACACTGGCGCTTCGGTCGCCCAGTACCATTATTATGAGTCTCGCCATGCCACTGATCATGATGGGGATGCTAGGCGGTAGCCTTGCCGAGAATATGACGGGAGGCCTCCATTTCGACTATAACAAATTTATGATGGTCGGGATGATGGTTAATATGCTTTTTATGGTCACAACTACCGGAATGATGTCATTGGTCGAAGACCATACTACGGATTTCACCCAGGAGATGCTGGTTTCTCCGGTCTCACGTTATGCGATCGTGATCGGTAAAATTTTCGGCTCATCCTTTGGCGCTATTATCAGTATGGCTGGCACTTTAATTGTTGGGCTCATCATGGGAATTACCCTCAATCCCGGACAGCTACTGATGATTCTAATCCTATCGCCACTGATGTGTCTTTCGGGGGGGGCGTTAGCAATGATCATCATCGGACTTATCAAAAGCAATAAAACCGCCAATATTGCCGTGATGCTTATCACCATGCCGCAGATGTTTCTTTCCGGCGCGATTATTCCCATTAATAATTCCAGTGGTATTTTGTATATCTTAAGCCATGCCATGCCGATGACATACTGCCTTGACCTCGTTCGCGCGGTAGTTTATGCCGGAACTCCCGAATATGCGAGCGTTGTCTTGTTTAATCCGGTAGTAAACTTTATTGCTATTGTCGTGTTGACCGTGATTTGCTTGATTATCGGTACCTTTCTTTTTGCCCGCTCAGAAAAAAGCAGGTAA
- a CDS encoding response regulator transcription factor gives MKQIFLVEDDQAIAKNLIRLLRSEGFSVIHASTRSDALAALIGNKFDLALIDISLPDGNGFTVCTEIKAKQDVPVIFLTASGDEASVVTGLNMGADDYITKPFRPRELIARIGSALRKGGRLGSTFEIHGLYVDTASSIVKKNGTEVFLSALEYRLLLVFVNNPKSIITRGQLLDELWDAAGEFVNDNTLTVYIKRLREKIETNPARPQIILTVRGTGYRLGGDADVSK, from the coding sequence ATGAAACAAATATTTTTAGTTGAGGATGATCAGGCCATTGCGAAAAACCTGATCCGTTTGCTCCGTTCGGAAGGGTTTAGTGTTATTCACGCTTCGACGCGAAGCGATGCCTTGGCCGCCCTGATCGGGAATAAATTTGACTTAGCACTGATTGATATTTCTCTGCCTGACGGAAATGGCTTTACGGTTTGTACGGAAATTAAAGCAAAACAAGATGTTCCGGTTATCTTTTTGACGGCTTCCGGCGACGAAGCAAGTGTTGTTACCGGGCTGAATATGGGTGCGGACGATTATATTACCAAGCCGTTTCGTCCCCGTGAATTGATTGCCCGAATTGGATCTGCTCTGCGAAAAGGCGGACGTTTGGGGTCAACGTTTGAAATTCATGGGCTTTATGTCGATACGGCTAGTAGCATTGTGAAAAAAAACGGCACCGAAGTTTTTCTTTCGGCATTGGAATATCGACTGTTGTTGGTATTTGTTAATAATCCCAAAAGCATTATCACGAGGGGGCAGCTGCTGGATGAATTATGGGACGCGGCGGGCGAGTTTGTCAATGACAATACCTTAACCGTGTACATCAAACGCTTACGGGAAAAGATCGAGACCAATCCCGCCCGCCCGCAAATTATTTTGACTGTTCGTGGGACCGGGTATCGATTAGGAGGCGATGCGGATGTTTCGAAATAA
- a CDS encoding ABC transporter ATP-binding protein, giving the protein MSMIQVENLIKQYDKAKTPAVKGVSFNVNEGEFFAFLGPNGAGKTTTISILTTTLAKTSGLVTIAGYDIEKEAKKVRDKVGIIFQKPSLDLQLSAEENIRFHACLYGMYSYRPSFRLMPKEYKDRVMELAEIVGIRDTIFKPVKKMSGGMQRKLEIIRSLMHTPAVLFLDEPTQGLDAVSRRSLWEYINNVRKEYGTTVFLTTHYIDEAEHVDQVCIINKGQIASCCSPEEMKRSLLRKEVILDAEDQMSLTNELSELGLFHKKDTHIIVPYQNRTPQEIISRLKTKLTVLEIKEPSLEDAYVDYINKTEGAA; this is encoded by the coding sequence ATGTCGATGATTCAAGTAGAAAATCTGATAAAACAATATGACAAAGCTAAAACACCAGCTGTTAAAGGGGTCAGTTTTAATGTGAATGAAGGCGAGTTTTTTGCTTTCCTCGGTCCCAATGGAGCTGGAAAAACCACTACCATTTCGATCCTGACCACCACGTTGGCCAAAACTTCTGGCCTCGTAACGATTGCCGGTTATGACATTGAGAAGGAAGCAAAAAAGGTACGGGATAAGGTTGGAATTATCTTCCAAAAACCCAGCCTCGATCTACAACTCTCGGCGGAAGAAAATATTCGTTTCCATGCTTGTTTGTATGGGATGTATAGTTATCGTCCCAGTTTTCGTCTTATGCCTAAGGAGTATAAAGATCGTGTTATGGAACTTGCTGAGATTGTTGGAATTCGGGATACCATCTTTAAGCCCGTCAAAAAAATGTCGGGCGGCATGCAACGCAAACTGGAGATTATCCGCAGCCTCATGCATACCCCGGCCGTTTTGTTTCTTGATGAACCAACACAAGGATTGGATGCGGTCAGCCGTCGAAGTCTATGGGAATACATTAATAATGTCCGTAAAGAATACGGAACAACTGTATTTTTAACCACACATTATATCGACGAGGCTGAACATGTCGATCAGGTATGCATTATCAATAAAGGACAGATTGCCAGCTGCTGCTCGCCGGAAGAAATGAAAAGAAGTCTACTGCGCAAAGAAGTTATTCTGGATGCCGAAGATCAGATGAGCTTGACAAACGAACTTTCGGAGTTGGGCTTGTTCCACAAAAAAGATACGCATATTATCGTTCCTTATCAGAACAGAACCCCACAGGAAATTATTTCCCGGCTTAAAACCAAATTGACAGTATTAGAAATTAAAGAACCATCGCTCGAGGATGCTTATGTAGATTACATTAACAAGACAGAAGGTGCCGCATGA
- a CDS encoding response regulator transcription factor, translating to MSKIMIVDDDANIRELVIALLQNNGFEVCEAVDGREALENIDIDNPDLAIIDIMMPNMDGFELCRHLRSDYENMPILMLTAKGELANKVKGFGLGADDYLTKPFEGDELVVRVQALLRRYKIEASQIIQIGNITIDKNSYSITTDGSHEDIPMKEFELLFKLASFPGKTFSRNRLIEDIWGIDFEGNERTLDVHINRLRDRFPEQRTGFKITTIRGLGYRLEVLT from the coding sequence ATGAGTAAAATTATGATTGTTGACGATGATGCGAACATCCGCGAACTTGTCATTGCATTGCTTCAAAACAATGGATTTGAAGTATGCGAGGCCGTAGACGGACGTGAAGCACTAGAAAATATCGATATTGATAACCCTGATCTGGCAATCATCGATATCATGATGCCAAACATGGACGGCTTTGAACTGTGTCGTCATTTGCGTTCTGACTACGAAAATATGCCCATTTTAATGCTGACCGCCAAAGGTGAGCTTGCTAACAAAGTGAAAGGTTTCGGACTTGGCGCCGACGATTATCTGACTAAACCTTTTGAAGGCGATGAGTTGGTTGTCCGCGTCCAGGCACTGCTGCGGCGTTATAAAATTGAAGCATCCCAGATCATCCAAATTGGCAATATCACGATCGATAAAAATAGCTACAGCATCACCACAGATGGTTCACACGAAGATATTCCAATGAAGGAATTTGAATTGCTCTTCAAGCTGGCGAGTTTTCCCGGCAAAACATTTTCGCGTAATCGGTTGATTGAAGATATCTGGGGCATTGATTTTGAGGGCAACGAACGCACGTTGGACGTCCATATAAACCGGCTCCGTGACCGCTTTCCTGAGCAACGGACCGGTTTTAAAATTACCACCATTCGGGGGCTGGGATACCGGCTGGAGGTGCTCACATGA
- a CDS encoding sensor histidine kinase has translation MKQPKRPPAAISFIILFFVLGCSFAAGYGLTLIIYHWTGTPSEFWSHIISGLIGMVLIISVASISRLIANKYSKGIQQHHLMQNELINAMTRIAQGDFDVFIEPRDEYHHNDMVAGINKIAKELGSMEQLRQDFISNVSHEIQSPLTSISGFAALLKNNTLTPAQKNRYLDIIETESKRLSALSDNLLKLSALETGGEPLSFIPFRLDKQLEEVVLMLEPQWNSKDIAMEVDLEKLSIPGDEGLLSQVWVNILHNAIKFTPEGGMIHVILTSDQTKVCCQIIDTGIGIQPEDQIHIFERFYKVDKSRDRALGGNGLGLSLAKKIVELHQGQITPQSEINKGTTFTITLPKLPSV, from the coding sequence ATGAAACAACCTAAACGGCCTCCTGCCGCAATCTCATTCATTATACTTTTTTTTGTTTTAGGCTGCTCTTTTGCCGCCGGATATGGACTTACATTGATAATTTACCACTGGACCGGCACGCCTTCGGAATTTTGGTCTCATATTATTTCAGGCCTCATTGGGATGGTTTTAATTATAAGTGTGGCATCTATTTCCAGATTAATCGCTAACAAATATTCAAAAGGTATCCAACAACATCATCTTATGCAAAATGAATTAATAAACGCGATGACAAGAATCGCCCAAGGGGATTTCGATGTCTTTATTGAGCCCCGGGACGAATACCACCACAACGATATGGTCGCAGGCATCAATAAAATCGCCAAAGAACTCGGCTCGATGGAACAATTACGGCAGGATTTTATTTCCAACGTCTCTCATGAGATCCAATCACCGCTGACTTCCATCAGCGGGTTTGCTGCCTTATTAAAAAATAATACGCTGACACCCGCACAAAAAAATCGCTATTTAGACATCATTGAAACCGAAAGCAAACGATTATCCGCTTTAAGTGATAATCTGCTGAAACTATCAGCCCTGGAAACTGGCGGCGAACCGTTATCTTTTATCCCCTTCAGGCTCGACAAGCAGTTGGAGGAAGTCGTCCTGATGTTAGAACCACAATGGAACTCTAAAGATATTGCGATGGAAGTCGATCTGGAAAAATTATCAATCCCTGGTGATGAGGGCCTGCTGTCTCAAGTATGGGTTAATATTCTTCATAATGCGATCAAATTCACACCGGAAGGTGGCATGATTCACGTTATATTGACGTCCGATCAAACAAAAGTGTGCTGTCAAATTATCGATACCGGTATTGGTATCCAGCCAGAAGATCAAATCCATATCTTTGAGCGCTTTTATAAAGTTGATAAATCCCGCGATCGAGCTCTCGGCGGGAACGGACTCGGACTTTCCCTCGCCAAGAAAATTGTCGAATTGCATCAAGGTCAGATTACTCCGCAAAGCGAAATCAATAAGGGTACCACATTTACAATTACCCTGCCGAAGCTACCTTCTGTTTAA